Below is a window of Yersinia kristensenii DNA.
TCGGGCGCAAAGCTCCGCCATCCTCAGTACCAGTGCCACTGTGTTGGCCGATGATCCTTCGCTTACCGTGCGCTGGCAGGAATTAGATGCAGACACCCAAGCACGCTATCCTCAAGATACACTGCGCCAGCCGGTTCGCGTTATCGTCGATAGCCATAACCGCGTGACGCCAGAGCATAAAGTCATACAGCAAGACGGCCCGTGCTGGTTAGCTCGAGTTGAGGCAGATGAGCAGTCATGGCCTAACAATGTCGAGCAATTGTTGCTACCACGTCATGGCAATGGGGTCGATTTAGTCTTATTAATGATGCAATTAGGTAAGCGGCAAATTAATTCTGTTTGGGTTGAAGCTGGGCCACAATTCGCCGGTGCTTTGTTGCAGGCTGGTGTGGTTGATGAGTTAATTCTTTATATCGCGCCCAAATTGTTAGGCAGTGATGCCCGAGGATTATGCCAGTTGGCGGGGTTAACCAGCCTCTCAGATGCTCCAGAGTTTGTATTCAGTGATGTACGCCAGTTGGGGCCAGACTTGCGCCTGCGCTTGAAACCGAAGTATTAATGAATTATCCGGCAGGGATTCACTCTGCTAATCATAGTCTTGCCCGCGTTTTACAAATGCGCAGGGGCGGGGCGTGAAAGAATATGATAGAATCCGCCCCCCTGCGGGGTATGAACCTATATTGAGGAAAGCTATGAACGTTATCGAAGGTGTTGTTGCTACTCCTAATGCCCGCGTGGCGATTGCAATTGCGCGTTTTAACAACTTTATCAACGACAGCCTGCTGGAAGGTGCGATTGATGCCCTGAAGCGCATTGGTCAGGTAACCGACGACAACATCACTGTTGTTTGGGTTCCGGGTGCTTATGAACTGCCGCTGGTTGCTAATGTGTTAGCAAAAACAAATCGTTACGATGCGGTAATTGCGCTAGGTACAGTTATCCGTGGGGGCACTGCGCACTTTGAATATGTTGCTGGTGAAGCGAGTTCTGGTCTGGCAAGTGTGGCCATGAACAGCGATATCCCGGTAGCCTTTGGTGTGCTGACCACAGAAAGTATTGAGCAGGCAATTGAGCGTGCGGGTACTAAAGCGGGTAATAAAGGTGCAGAAGCTGCCCTGACCGCGCTTGAAATGATTAATGTAATCAAAGCTATTAAAGGCTGAATTTAGTTAAGTTAAGGGGAA
It encodes the following:
- the ribD gene encoding bifunctional diaminohydroxyphosphoribosylaminopyrimidine deaminase/5-amino-6-(5-phosphoribosylamino)uracil reductase RibD, which produces MQPDEFYMARAFELARLGRFTTSPNPNVGCVVVRDGEIVGEGYHLRAGEPHAEVHALRMAGEKARGATAYVTLEPCSHHGRTPPCADALLTAGVKRVVAAMQDPNPQVAGRGLYKLKQAGVEVDHGLMLAEAEAVNLGFLKRMRTGFPYLQLKMAASLDGRTAMASGESQWITSPQARQDVQRFRAQSSAILSTSATVLADDPSLTVRWQELDADTQARYPQDTLRQPVRVIVDSHNRVTPEHKVIQQDGPCWLARVEADEQSWPNNVEQLLLPRHGNGVDLVLLMMQLGKRQINSVWVEAGPQFAGALLQAGVVDELILYIAPKLLGSDARGLCQLAGLTSLSDAPEFVFSDVRQLGPDLRLRLKPKY
- the ribE gene encoding 6,7-dimethyl-8-ribityllumazine synthase; translated protein: MNVIEGVVATPNARVAIAIARFNNFINDSLLEGAIDALKRIGQVTDDNITVVWVPGAYELPLVANVLAKTNRYDAVIALGTVIRGGTAHFEYVAGEASSGLASVAMNSDIPVAFGVLTTESIEQAIERAGTKAGNKGAEAALTALEMINVIKAIKG